The following coding sequences lie in one Lolium perenne isolate Kyuss_39 chromosome 2, Kyuss_2.0, whole genome shotgun sequence genomic window:
- the LOC127336657 gene encoding putative F-box/FBD/LRR-repeat protein At5g62970, producing MDKQHSQEHSTETKSGAASNQVVKPNLVPMQLQFLPYDILRGILSWLSIKEVVRMSILSREWRQLRMCHPDLVFTEDTFGSYTITNTDQESMTFEELLKFDAKKRDWLNRKFINNVDSVLRPFLCASNTSTITLEKFVVKSGLRRKHKYYIDKWVSFSTAARAKHIAYDFTSDVNCFGSYFDKYKYVFPLCSLSGPNGSCIKYLDLGYVCLKLPPGFCGITNLKKLTLNMVSINGDDLQCLLLSCTLLESLSIESCSSSSSLCVRQELSRLHYLRVRHCKLEMMEFHAPNLTKFEFDDQLMQTVLKQSSKLSEAIFVSNMRLCDGYDDDLDYIFTELPTAIPHVHTLLLLLTASQVERFCNTQDNFIGLRQLNMNLDIFFDPYDDNWAMGLVNLLKLAPLLEELEVHMDCDRYCSPNPRTVTAAQGPLHHHLKNVYMFGFCDVLGLAELALYILGNAIVLERMVVDTMAGMKEDLNTELFYSVKSGSSEGFVLPTKGALYCVEEKKLFAKKNLDREEFRHILTIL from the exons ATGGACAAACAACACAGTCAGGAACACTCCACCGAAACCAAGAGTGGTGCTGCTTCCAATCAAGTGGTGAAACCGAATTTGGTACCAATGCAGCTTCAATTTCTACCATAT GACATCCTGCGCGGCATACTGTCATGGTTATCGATAAAAGAAGTTGTGAGAATGAGCATACTTTCTCGTGAATGGAGACAGCTAAGGATGTGTCATCCGGACCTGGTATTTACCGAAGACACATTTGGCAGCTATACAATCACGAATACTGACCAGGAATCCATGACATTTGAGGAGCTGTTGAAATTTGACGCCAAGAAGCGCGACTGGCTTAATAGGAAATTCATCaacaatgtggacagtgtgttgcGCCCATTCTTGTGTGCTTCTAATACAAGTACGATTACGCTGGAAAAGTTTGTGGTCAAATCTGGTCTTCGCAGGAAGCACAAGTATTATATTGACAAATGGGTTAGCTTTTCCACTGCAGCAAGGGCCAAGCACATTGCTTATGATTTCACCTCAGATGTCAATTGCTTTGGCTCTTATTTTGACAAGTACAAGTATGTTTTTCCGCTATGCAGTCTGAGTGGCCCAAATGGCTCTTGTATCAAGTATCTTGATCTCGGCTATGTATGTTTAAAGCTGCCCCCCGGTTTCTGTGGTATCACAAACCTTAAGAAACTTACACTAAATATGGTGTCCATCAATGGAGATGACCTCCAGTGCTTGTTGCTAAGTTGCACTCTTCTCGAGAGCTTAAGCATAGAGTCGTGCTCCTCCTCGTCAAGTTTATGTGTACGACAGGAGCTGTCCCGGTTACATTACCTGCGTGTGCGACACTGTAAACTCGAAATGATGGAGTTTCATGCTCCTAATCTTACCAAATTTGAGTTCGACGACCAACTGATGCAAACAGTGCTAAAACAATCTTCAAAGTTGTCAGAGGCAATTTTTGTGTCAAACATGAGATTGTGTGATGGTTATGATGATGATCTGGATTATATCTTCACTGAGCTTCCAACTGCTATTCCTCATGTGCACACACTACTTCTACTTTTGACTGCTAGTCAG GTGGAAAGGTTCTGTAACACCCAGGATAACTTCATTGGTTTGAGGCAACTGAACATGAACCTTGATATCTTTTTCGATCCATATGATGATAATTGGGCTATGGGGCTTGTTAATCTCTTGAAATTAGCACCTCTTTTAGAAGAGCTGGAAGTGCAT ATGGATTGTGATAGATATTGCTCTCCTAATCCAAGGACAGTGACGGCGGCGCAAGGGCCTCTGCATCATCACCTCAAAAATGTTTACATGTTTGGATTTTGTGATGTATTGGGGTTAGCTGAGCTGGCGCTCTATATTCTTGGAAATGCTATTGTGCTTGAACGTATGGTAGTAGATACTATGGCAGGGATGAAGGAAGATTTGAACACTGAACTTTTCTATTCGGTCAAGTCCGGTAGCAGTGAAGGGTTTGTTCTTCCAACCAAGGGTGCTCTGTACTGTGTCGAGGAGAAGAAATTGTTTGCGAAAAAGAACCTTGACAGAGAGGAGTTTCGTCATATCCTCACCATTCTGTGA